tcgcggctgggactcgcgggtggactcgcggctgcaagccgccagaagcagcacacgtgccaagcatgctggaagatgaacagtcatgctagctggagcactacaggacaaaacaggacaactggccatacggttaactcgcgactggatctcgcgacttggtcaagccacgaggtcaagccgcgagccacccctgttttgtaaaacctgacgtttcacattcctctcccactccagtataaataccccttttacccacgattgaaagagagcttccagagagaattttgagagagaaaccctaaagaaaaaccagattgtttcacccacaatctataccttagagtctcttcaaattcccctactctcttcctctccattgtcaaatccttgagaggttttataccaaacctgattctcaccattatcatccctgtgagacagtcgtttggatttctgggaagcagttagaaaggagccaatcttcattggttgatgctacggtctagtagcggaatctgggaagctagaaaagaaaaaggttcggcgcaacctcgttggagcaagaagcttggagggcttaggtgcactgagtagattaggcttggagggtctattgctgtccttgtatcccaactgtattttctagtggattgattaccgcttggagggcggcggagaggtttttcgccgaggacttcggtttcctcttcgataacacatcgcgtgttgtctttgtgtttgcatcttccttcctctctatctttgtctTTATATTTATCTGcagtggattttattttgttatggcttagatagtttataaccaatttcatattatagcatgtgttaagtttccgcacactagttgtttgacacattgcttgaattggttaagttgtattttgggggtctaaacgttcaaaggtgttttgtacacgtttttgaactttcattatgTTTATTCAATTTTGGTCTCACAATGATGTTTAAacatttatagtttttttttgggcatgtttttattttttattttaaaaacaagaaGTTACGCAAGGAGGGAATCAAACCCTTTTCTGCTATCCTGTGATATATACTATCATTGAAAGATCGAACACAAGCATCTAGGACCTTGTATGTGGTTGTTTTCTGTTGTAATTTTGTCTTAGAGTTCCAAATATCTACTGCTCATGGTAGGGTCTACTATTAGAGCAAGACACACAAAATTCATGGTCTAAAAACCTAGAAACCATGATAGAGAAAATCAAAGAGCataagagagagggagagtttTCTTCTACTTTTATCTTTTGcatcaattacaaaaattacaCCCCTTTATAACCCACCCCCAAGTGACATGTATATATGTTACATATGGTTAATCCATTAAATAGGTCTTGCCCACTAATGGGTGACCTGGTTGGCCAAGCTTGACCAACTTCTAACAATCATAAATATGTATCCCCTAAAATATAGGATATTTTCACCATGGACTACCATGGTTTTGTAATATCACAGTCTATCTAGGTTACCATCCATACCAAACCTAAGTATTTTTATATGTACCATATATTGATCAATTTATTGTAACACACAATTCAATATAGCAAAATATAGTCgctttgggttttttgttgtaAACATGGGCCACTACGTCAAACCACGTTTCCATTCTCTCCTTCTACACAGGGACGGATCCAGGATTTTAAGTTAGCGGTGACCGGagtataaagaaaagaaaaaaaaaaaaaaaactccaaataggcatccatatagtattaaaaaattataaatacacaaaatcgttgtttctaaatacattaagatgcaaagATTTACCAACAAAgtcaaagacaaaaacaaaaaaaaataatgtattttttttaaatactaggctggctatgatatatatatatatatatatatatatatatttgttgaagTTAGAGTATTTATagtggtggtgctaaaaattttagcttttagcacctcaaaaagctactttatctattttaccacatcaCTTCAAAATACACCTAATATcaaatgttcaatttttttattatttcatttaaaataatataaacaactcattaaaataataaaggaagagagagaatctgagttttttaattgaaggaagagataatcttaataaaatattgtattttatttttaacaaattgcTATAGTCAACTGGTATTTATATCAGTTTattgtagttgcaaaaaatttagctttatcttctccaataacacatgattttttggttctttaatgataaaatagtttttttttttcttttgctaaaatacaatcaccattatgaatgtttttattgtttttgttaaatttttgggtttgaatagTTGCTATTCGGGTGAAGTTAGTTAGACTTATTGAAGAGAAGAGGGGGCCTAAGGTTTTGGAAGGGGGCCAattgcaaaaatgaaatatataataactatataaaaaaaaaaattattgaccCAGGAGGGCCTGGGCCCCCTTGGGCCTCCACTTGGTCCGTCCTTGCTTCTACATCATTTTATAttcttatttgtattttaacatgaaaaataattttttcctaaatttgaGTGTACAAATCTAGAACACGTCCCTCCATTGCTTAAGTTAAACAAACATTGTTCTATGTGGTTCATTTGTAATCCTACCATGATTATGTTAAACTGGACATATTTGACATGCTACTTATTACACATCCCATGCATTGTTTTATTcttaaaactttatatatttaataatttttgcatgtgatttaaatttgaaaaaaaaaaactaagattaaCCCAAGCATTCTACTTATTAGATTTTTCTCTTAATAAGGATGTCCAAAACTCTTCGAATATCTTACTATTCTCCTGGGTGTGTGTGGTTTTACTGTCCCACACACATTAAATAATAACACAAAAGAATCTTTTGAGAATGAACCTAATATATTAAACAGAAGTTTCAAACCTAGAATCTCATGTGGCTTTAGAAATCACTAGGCTAATCACTTGAGGTTCTAATagattaattgtttttattcctAAAGTAAATAGTTTAACAAATAGCAAAGtcatagttttttttaagaaaaaaaaaaaaaaaaaaccacaattcAAAGCAATATaattaaagcaataaaaagaacACACTAGCAGTTCATCAAAGTtagtttattgtttttatttttaacgaTATCGCTCAAATGAGGGTTGGGTGAACTTTCTGTCTTGATCACTTTAATTAAGCGAGTCTTCTATGACTTGAAATCTTTAAGCaacttaattattaatttgacatATTACAAAACAACCAGGAATACACTGTCATTAACAATTGGTTTGACACAAAAATATGCCAGCATAGAACATACACCTAAATCCCAACAAAATGTATTTCATGTTTTATATATGGCAGGTTCACATGAGGTTCATATTTGGTCTACGGTATCCCGTATCCCGTATCCGGgtattcttctattttttgtgtAATTATTAGTTTAAGTAAACCTTTAATTGcaaacttaaaaatttatatattatatatgtaacttatatttttgagtattttcttcttttatttgaaaggaagaaaagaggaaTATAccaaagtttatttatttaaatttttttcgtatgtaaaaatgaaaaaagaaagatgaactataCCGATTAATCCGACTCGTATAAAAATTGGAAACGGATCAAAGATTTTAAAACCAATTTCGGCCCTACTCATTTTTAGCCCATACCCCACCGAATCGAATCTAAACCCGTCCAAGTCTACTGGTTTGCCAAGACTGGCTGAAAATTAACATGAGCCCTTTTAATTTGACCAagtcatggttttagactttttaaacttttttatcACTCTTACCCGCCCACGCCCACGCGGGTTTCTCACCTGACCTACAATTGAGTTTCGAGACAATTTTTTCTAGGAAAAACCTGTTGATCCACATACGGCCAAAATGAACTAAACTTgtgattaaagaaaaaaacgAAAACGTTAACTAAtgttatgaaaaaataataaaacaattaattatattgacagttttttctattttctatgaaaataatgctaaaatttttctaatatgatttattaataattcataacataatttattaacaattatcttAAAAGAATTCGTTAACATAACCTAAGAAAAAACATTTGTTACACAAGTGCGGATCCACACACCGTCAAAATGAACTAAACTTGTGATGATTTCAAACACATGACCCTGAGAATTATGTAAATTTATCATATGTTTATTAGTTTTAAGTCAGAATCATAAACGGTATATCCAAACATAAGAAaggggtttttccttttttgctcTTTAAGACAACGTTTGCGAGGAAGTTTCGTTTGGAgactttttttaagttttaaggaTTGAAAACGCGTTATATAGTCAAAGTCAAGATCACAAGGGTGGCAAATCCATGATTTACTTACATATATTTTATGCTTGCTTTTGTAACGTaatcattatcattatcatatTCATCTTCTTGAGAGAATTTGGTTGAAGCTTATACCTATAGAAAAGTGATGACTAGGAGCCTTCCTCCGATTCAGTTTGTTTTTGATAGTCATGGCCATTTGATTGGTGCCAAGGATTCCCAAGTGGACTCCTATGGTGGATTCAGCAATATGGACGATGAGGCCCagaatgttttcaaaaatttcaatgaTGGGGTTAGTTCCACAATGAAATGGGCTACAATAGCTTCTATTGGTAAGCTATTTGAAGTGTTTGAATCATCATGCATATATGTTCTGTTGTTGTTTACTGTTTCAGTTGTTGCGTCTAagtcttaaccaaaaaaagttCGCagttttatgtttatatttattcaGTTTCAGTCTCTCAATGATGTTTCAGCTTTCAGTTTTGAAGTACTGTCAGTTCTAAAAATGTTAGTTGGCACTTAAATTGAAGTTACACAAGGAGGGAATCAAACCCTTCTCTGCTATCCTGAGATAGTATCATTGAAAGATGGAATACATGCATCTATGACCTTGTATATGGTTGTTTTACATTGTAAATTTGCCTTAGTGTTCCAAATATCTACTGCTCATGGTGGGGTTTGCTATTAGAGAAGGCACACAAAACCCACAGTCTAAAAACCATAATAGAGAGAATCTAAGAGcataagagagaaagagggagagttTTCTTCtgcctttttcttttgcatCAACTACACAAATTACACCCCTTTATAACACACCCCCAAGTGATAGAGAGCATGTCCCTTTATATATGTTACATGGGcagtttattaaataaataggtCCTAACCAGTAATGGGCGACTTGGTTTGCCAAGTTCGACCAACTTCTAACAATCATAAATATGTTTTCCCCTAAAATATAGGATATTGCTAGCAAGTACTACCATGGTTTTGTAATACCATATGTTGTCGGGGTTTTAGCCTTTTAGTTTATCATACTTAACTTAATGTGCTCTTATGCTAAACCTAAGGTTGTTGTGGCAAGTGACAACAACACCCATAGGGAAAGAATTAAGAAAAACATTGTTTTACCTTAGAACTTATGTTTTGTGAACAAACAGAAAGCCAAACAATgattgaagaagaaagtgaGAGAACTAGAAATGTGAGGTAGAAAGTAGAaacatatttttcttcaattatttcTCAAGATGTGATTTGGCACTTGCTACATCATCAAATTCTGTTATAGTTAGAAGAGACggctcattaaaaaaaaaaaaaaaatacaaggagATAAGTATCAGAAAGTTAACTACAATGGAGCTCAATGTTTAAGGGTATACTGTAATTTTCCCTTCATGAAAAAATACCATTACTTTTGGAAATGTTGTTACTTAGAAATTCTTACCCAAAATTAAGTTTTTCCTGAATTTGAGTGTACAAATTTGTATGGCATAATTGAATTATAATTCTCCtccaattttcagtttcaggtGTGGTGGTGATGGTTGCAATTGTAGCCATAGTATATGCCATTATTGATTGTTTGAGGAAGGCAGGGACTGCAATTCCAACTTATGCCAGGTTAGCCACTGCAGACACTGATAAAGCTTCAAATCCACATTCATCATCCCAAGACATCGAAAAAGAAGAAACACCACTTTTCCCAGTACTTAGAGACTCACAAGTCGAGCATGCAACCATGGAGAGATTCCTCAGCAACATGGCAAGAGAAAAGCCCGTCAGGTTCTCACCTAAACAACTTGCAGAATTCACAGAAAATTACTCCACCATATTGGGTTCAGGCGGTTTTGGTGTAGTCTTCAAAGGGCAATTCCCAAATGGAATGCAAGTGGCTGTCAAAGTGCTTAATGGTGAATTGAATAAGCGAGTTGAAGAGCAGTTTATGGCCGAAGTTAGCACCATGGGAAGAACCTACCATATCAACTTAGTTAGACTATATGGTTTTTGCTTCGACCCCATGATGAGAGCACTTGTTTACGAGTGCATGGAAAATGGTAGCCTTGACAACTTCTTGTTCCGTGAGAACAGCCAAGAGATGTTGGAATGGGAGAAGCTTTATGACATTGCAGTTGGAACTGCAAAAGGGATTGCTTATTTGCATGAGGAATGTCAACAAAGAATTATTCACTATGATATAAAGCCAGGAAATGTACTTCTTGATAAAAATTTGAATCCAAAAGTTGCTGATTTTGGATTAGCAAAGCTTTGTAACAGAGGAAGTAGTCGCTTACTATTAACAAATGGCAGAGGAACACCAGGATATGCTGCTCCTGAGCTCTGGAAGCCTTATCCTGTGACTCACAAGTGTGATGTTTACAGCTTCGGAATGCTGCTCTTTGAAATTGTGGGGAGGAGAAGAAATTTTGATGAGAATCAAACTGAGTCACGACAATGGCTTCCACGATGGACATGGGACATGTTTGACAATACTGAATTAGCAGTTATGATGTCACTTTGTGGGCTTGAAGAGAAGGACAAAGAAAAGGCAGAGAGGGTGATAATGGTGGCTCTGTGGTGTGTTCAGTATTCACCTGATGACAGACCTCTAATGAGCACTGTGGTGAAGATGTTGGAGGGAAGCGTGGAAGTTACTCCACCACCTTTTCCTTTTGAGCACATGGTATCTCCTAACCCAACTATGAACCTAGATAATGGAAGCAATGGGGGTTCGTATACTACATCAATATCATCATCAAGTGCaaacactcttgagcaatctaaTTCCAAACCTGTGCATAGAACTTTTGAGATTGAATTAGCTACTTAGTCTAAGTTACTCAGATTATGGttgtatatttttctcaaaaaaagaaaaaagattatgGTTGTATATGTATCTATATGAATGCAGATGTATAACATTCTTTAATAATGTTTACATACATGATACACGATTGCATTGTTCATGAATTGACATCAATGCCATGACATATATACAATAAAAAGTGCTTCAAATGTTTTTTACTTGAGAAGAGATctaaatgataataataaaaattgttgttagcAGGTTCAACCCTTCCAAACCAACCAACAATGGTTAAGGATAGTCTAATGTGGGTTTTGattctttcatctttttctttttccttttgttaaCTCTGTGATATGATGTTTAGATTCTATAATTtgacaagaaagaaaatttcttaAGTATACACAAATAGAGGATTACCAAGTTGAAGAAGGTAAATCAGAGGTGAATCTACTTTAGGAATAATAAGAATAACTCATAATACTGCTggccttttgtgtgtgtgtgtgtgtgtatttgtgaTAAATAGAGAACTGTAAGAGGCAGATGACAGTGAAACAGTTCAGATATCATACACTAAATTTGAGAAGACTTTGAGGCAGGGGTTGTACAAACAAAACCAtgaaagaaatttaaattactgATAAAGTTCACAATGGATCTACTTAGGTACTAatcaataagaaaaatatagtCTAAACAATTTTCCACTTAATAGCATAGAGGAGGGAAATTTTGGACACAGTTTGCTTAGCAGTCATGTCATGTTCAGAAAGGCACAGATTACTTCTAACTGAGTAGAGACACAAGTTTGCTAATCTTGCTCCAGTGTTAATCCTTGAAAGATCAAATACATGCATCTATAACCTTGGCACTTAAAAACAGATTAACAAACCATGACAGACTCATAAATTAGGGATATAAAGGTGATATATTGGGTGCTTTTTGTAGAGGCAGTGCAGGTCTGAAATCTTAGACTTTGGGGACAAAGCTCTGTAGGGAATGGGTCTCAAATATTTTGTATACAAGGTGGCTTGGGAAGCTGCTGTGTCTCACATATGATTGCGAAGAAATTCTGAAGAGAGCATCATTCAAGCCATTGAATGGGATGTGAAATCTAGAGCTGGTTGCTGCATGAAGTTTGAAGACTCTGCAGAACAGAATCCTGTGCAATCTGTGGGGGGTCCCTCTTGCTCAGTTCTAACTGGTGGAAAGAACTGATTATTAAGTGGCCTGGGGGCTCTTGCTTAGATATCTTTTATATGTTTGAATTGAATGACTAGTTCTTAATTGGGAGAACCTCCAATTTTCTGATCAATCTCATTTTTAAGATGATGGTTTGTACCTTAAAGGGGGATGTgattacaaggaaataaataatcAGATTCAAATGGCACAGTATGAATTTCTATAAAAACATAATGACAGTATCCTTGAGTTATGTACATAGACGAAAAATTAGTACACGGatcacactcacacacaaacGAATGCTCTCCAACCCACCTAAGTAGTGGCTAATTCAATCTCAAATTTCCTCATCACGGGAGTTGTGCCTACAAAGCTCATTTGAGAGGAATATTCCGAATCAAGAGTGCTATTTGATGATGctgaaaatatcaccaataggtcacaccgCACTCACGACTCAaagcgaacctgcacaacaagaacaatcgaaagaaaacctttagagagcaccggtgtagtgccggccaaacactctccgaaggtcaagttagaattcttctcacaactctagggTGCTAGAGAGGGTTAATTATGCGTACCTTTATTCGCGAGGGTATTAGGGCTTTTATAGTAATGGAGAGTCGGCTTTTCCTTCTTGGTGTCCAAGTCTTTTCCATATGGGACTCTACTTCCAACAATCCCAAGCGTGATGGACAAGTATTTCCTTGTAGGGTGGATTTTTCACTAAGGCGGATCTTCTAGAATTCTTCTTTTATGCGAACATCCTGATCTTCCTAGGGTTTCCTCGGATTCCAAACGTGTATACCAAATATTTTAAGTGACGCTAAGTCCTCGGCCCATGCTTAATATTGGCCCATGAGTCCGAACCCGTCAGGCCCAATGTTCCGCGATTTCTTACCACATCAGTTGCCCCTTTCACCCTATGATCCGTCGAGTTCTTAAGTGGTCAGATCACTAGGGTGACGGTTAAATATAACTGGGCATGACGATCAAGGATTGCTAATGGTGACGGTTAAAAACTATGACGTTCCTAGATGGAACACGTTGACAGATGAAGATTCACGAAGTTGACGGCTCCTTACAGGGTACGATCCGTGGACGCGTGTTGCCAGGTTGTCACATTAATGAAGCTGGCTACGTGTCATTCTTGGATTGGATGGTGTATCGGATCGAAGCGTcacttcgtcttccgtgcatttcttatatataaagcGTACCTCTCTTCCCTTATTTCCAATATTTTCAGCAAGAAATCGTTGTCAGAGCGGAGTCGTCAGCCTTGTCAGAGCATTCCGTTGAGAATTTATACCCGTCGGATATTTCATCCGTCAACTACTTTTCGCATTGTTTGGTAAGTGCTTCATTTTCgtttttcatcatcatcatcattttttttatgtttcattttGTGTCTACATTTTTGTCAAACCTACACACCCGTCGAGAATTTTAGACccgtcagtcttaggttttATCGTCAatttgtaggaaatgtctagtgcgtcaagtaaccagtcaaTGGTCCGTGacgggacggaatacgaggaggtatacccgtccggtcataaagaccaagagagtcccggcgaagataggagtctatctgcttcttcttcatcctcaacagatgaggatatggagatggtTGAAGAAGAAGGCTCTTCTAGTGACGACGGGGATCAAGCACTGGTACCCGTTGTTGGTGCTGGTGGACTTAGAgagttcatcatgctaccagagtggaTGGTGCACAGATTCACATCCGTCATCAAGGAGAGACACTTCAGTACTTTTAGGACAAACTTCCAAATTCCAGACAATATTTTCATCTGTCTACCAAatgtgtcggagaagtgttactacGAAGGCGTAGAAGGCgtcggagtgtacgagcagATGCTGAAGGCAGGACTTCGGTTTCCGCTAAGTACACTTCATAGAGAACTTTTATATTACCTGGGattgtccgtcacccagatatctccaaatgcctggagggtcttcatagcgaTGGAAATCCTCTATGGAGCAATGACGGGCAGACGTAGGAGGTTAACGGTGCGTGAATTCCTTCATTGCTACCGTCCAGATGAGATCGAtagatcaagggggatgtacagTTTTGCTAGTAGAAGCCCTTTGTTAAAGGTCATCTTTGAGACTCccgactcaaatagagactgaaAAAGTCGTTACTTTTTTCTAGAGGGTAACACGTGGATGAACCGTCCAGGGGAGACAGAGTACCTGCCTGTTGACACAACTTGGGGAGTTATACACCCTTCACGTATGTACTCGTCTAAATGTTATAATTCTTTCCTAACATTCTATTACAATTTCTATAACCGTCCATTTTTTTTGCAGGTAGACGGCGTCCACAAGTTAGTGTTGAGGAATTTGgtttccttgaaaagattttCCAGAAGACTAAGCCGGAAGAAAGGACCTGGGCCAAGTTAGTGAATCCAAACACAATACACTGGTATTGTGACGGTCCAGATTCTACCCGCGAGGCCATTATATACGACGAAAGAGTCCACAGACGTAAGTCCGtcaacttttacttttttgaacTTAGCCTTCAACTTGAGGAAATATCTTCATCCGTCCTGTATTGCAGAAATGGACGACGTAAAGAGAAGGGCAATTATAAAATCGCTAGCCGTCGAGCAAAAGAAGACGGGCGAGGTTGTGGTTCCCAAGGGGCTGGGGTCGTCGGCGAAGAGGAAGCAGCTGCCCAAGTCTGACCGTCCACACAAGCAGCAGAAGGTTCCATTGGAACCCGTTGTAGGCTTGATGGCTAAGGGAGCTAAGACCGTTACCCCAGCAAAACATGGATCCGGCAAGGGCTTAATGCAGGCCCTGTCCGTCAGCCAGGAGAAGCCTCCTCCCCTTCTCCGTGACGACTCAAAGTTTGCATTGGAGAAACTTTCGTCGATAATTTCCACGGAGGATTATGAGGATCTGGGGAATCATTCGATGGAGGCAATGGGGGAGACGGGTCTGTTCGCCGTTGCACAGGTAACTCTTTTTATCCGTCAATATGTGTCCATCCACTCTTCTTAGCTTTCTGTTTAACACCCTTTTAACTTTGTTTATTTCAGTCCTTGGTTATGATGAAGGGCTTAATGGACCGCTGCCTAAACCGTGAGGCGGCTCTGGAATGTGTACGGGCAAAAGCTGAGCAGACGAAGGAGGAGCTTGGTCAACTTCATAAGTGGAAGTCCACAATGGAGAAGAAGTTCGACCTGTCTGAGAAGACGAGGAAAGAGCTTGAACAGAGGACGGAGGAAGCTGGGAAGGCCTTGAAGGGTAAAGACGATGAGATAAAGGATTTGAGGAAAAAACTTCGTCAAGCCAAGGAGGATGCTGTCAGTGAGTATCGCGACTCTGAGGCCTTGTTGAAGGAGCTGGGGGGATCgttccttcaaggcttcgacGATGCACTCCGTCAATTAAAAAAGGCCTACCTTGATCTGGACGTGTCCATGATAACCGTCAGTGATCAAGATCAGACATCAGCTCTGCCCGTCGCCTCAGAAAATACGGACGACCTTTTTGGTGAAGACGCTGTTCAGGGCGACGGAGAATCTGtcccgtcgaaggatgtccaAGTTGCTGAGCCAAAGAAAGTAGATTAATCTtcatgtaatttattttgagaacaatccgtcctcttttggcttattaatttattttcaaaacaatccgtcctcttttttattgtattaaacACTTGCCTTCTGGGCTTTTTGTTGGCTTATTAATGTTTACTTTTTTATGCTTTCTATTGTTGTTTGGAACTTGTTTAAAAGTCCGTCCTCCTCCTCAAGGAgggatttttaagaaaaatattcgTTTATCCGTTATACTCCGTCCACATTGCAGACTTATTATTTTTAGTGTTGATTGATCCGTCCATTTGGATGATCCACTGTCCGGCTACGTGGATGGTCCGTCAACGTTTCAGCATCCCGTTATCTGTCCATTTTTGGACTTATAATTTTGTTTGCCGtttttggtgatccgtccattttTTGGACAGATTTTCCATCAGCTTAGGGATCCGTCAATTTTGAGGGACGTTTTTATTaacttagtgatccgtccacaaCATGgacttgtaattttgttcacCTCTTTGGTGATCCGTCTACTGTGTGGACAGTTTTATATCTTGTtaatgatccgtccactttgtggactg
This DNA window, taken from Quercus robur chromosome 2, dhQueRobu3.1, whole genome shotgun sequence, encodes the following:
- the LOC126715836 gene encoding rust resistance kinase Lr10-like; its protein translation is MTRSLPPIQFVFDSHGHLIGAKDSQVDSYGGFSNMDDEAQNVFKNFNDGVSSTMKWATIASIVSGVVVMVAIVAIVYAIIDCLRKAGTAIPTYARLATADTDKASNPHSSSQDIEKEETPLFPVLRDSQVEHATMERFLSNMAREKPVRFSPKQLAEFTENYSTILGSGGFGVVFKGQFPNGMQVAVKVLNGELNKRVEEQFMAEVSTMGRTYHINLVRLYGFCFDPMMRALVYECMENGSLDNFLFRENSQEMLEWEKLYDIAVGTAKGIAYLHEECQQRIIHYDIKPGNVLLDKNLNPKVADFGLAKLCNRGSSRLLLTNGRGTPGYAAPELWKPYPVTHKCDVYSFGMLLFEIVGRRRNFDENQTESRQWLPRWTWDMFDNTELAVMMSLCGLEEKDKEKAERVIMVALWCVQYSPDDRPLMSTVVKMLEGSVEVTPPPFPFEHMVSPNPTMNLDNGSNGGSYTTSISSSSANTLEQSNSKPVHRTFEIELAT